A genomic region of Xanthomonas campestris pv. phormiicola contains the following coding sequences:
- a CDS encoding L,D-transpeptidase translates to MSRLSLPLACVAVLFASAVGNAPAQPPAKAAASTAAPDSGERSPLRAQVLLDRAHFSPGEIDGQPGSNQRRAVSGFQQARGLTANGELDDATWQALAQDPAPALVAYTLTAEDLAGPFPKIPTDTAEKAKLPALGYESVEELLGERFHAAPALLRALNPSIDFSQAGASVQVPNVLGTAALPKAAKLVVDKSDSTVRLLDAGGAILAQFPASTGSEHDPLPIGDWKIKGVARQPTFHYTPELFWDADKSDKKATLAAGPNNPVGEVWIDLSKDHYGLHGTPEPSRVGKAQSHGCVRLTNWDALTVAAAVNASVPVTMQE, encoded by the coding sequence ATGTCCCGTCTATCGCTTCCACTCGCCTGCGTTGCCGTGCTGTTCGCAAGCGCCGTCGGCAACGCACCGGCACAGCCGCCCGCCAAGGCCGCAGCATCCACCGCCGCACCGGACAGCGGCGAGCGTTCGCCGCTGCGCGCGCAAGTGCTGCTGGATCGCGCGCACTTTTCCCCGGGCGAGATCGACGGCCAGCCGGGCTCCAACCAGCGCCGCGCCGTCTCCGGCTTCCAGCAGGCGCGCGGACTGACCGCAAACGGCGAACTCGACGATGCCACCTGGCAGGCGTTGGCGCAGGACCCCGCACCGGCGCTGGTCGCCTACACGCTCACCGCCGAGGACCTCGCCGGTCCATTCCCGAAGATTCCAACGGACACCGCGGAGAAAGCCAAGCTGCCGGCGCTGGGCTACGAATCGGTGGAAGAGCTCCTGGGCGAACGCTTCCACGCCGCGCCTGCACTGTTGCGTGCGCTCAACCCGTCGATCGACTTCAGCCAGGCCGGCGCCAGCGTGCAGGTGCCGAACGTGCTCGGCACCGCCGCACTGCCGAAGGCCGCCAAGCTGGTGGTCGACAAGTCCGATTCCACCGTGCGCCTGCTCGACGCCGGCGGCGCGATCCTGGCCCAGTTCCCCGCCTCCACCGGCAGCGAGCACGATCCGCTGCCGATCGGCGACTGGAAGATCAAGGGCGTGGCGCGGCAGCCGACCTTCCACTACACCCCCGAGTTGTTCTGGGACGCCGACAAGTCGGACAAGAAGGCGACGCTGGCGGCAGGCCCGAACAACCCGGTCGGCGAGGTGTGGATCGACCTGTCCAAGGACCACTACGGCCTGCACGGCACGCCGGAGCCATCGCGCGTGGGCAAGGCGCAGTCGCATGGCTGCGTGCGCCTGACCAACTGGGATGCGCTGACCGTGGCCGCCGCGGTGAACGCGTCGGTGCCGGTGACCATGCAGGAGTGA
- a CDS encoding phosphatidylinositol-specific phospholipase C1-like protein — translation MASRAAARGSCAERIKRISALLGLLALVPLALQAAPRLNELQYIGSHNSYHAGFAPSEAELWKRTDPATFATLDYRHPPLTQQFDDGVRQIELDIYADAKGGRYAHPAIVAQIAKAGLPPAPAIAPPGVMEKPGFKVMHVQDLDQRSTCQPLVACLQEVRAWSKRHPGHLPVFVLLETEESSLQLAFPTVQPEPFDATAMDALDAEIRSVFQPDEYLSPDQVRGTAPTLNAAILAHGWPSLSEARGKVVFLLDQHSVGRHYLPGHPSLRGRVCFTNAIPGEADAAFTERNDGSAEEIARLVKAGYLVRTRTDADLKEPARGDTTRRDGMLASGAQLLSTDYPDHEPAASGYVLRFAGDAAARCNPQFPAAHCAGSDLTH, via the coding sequence GTGGCGTCTCGCGCCGCAGCGCGCGGCTCCTGCGCCGAACGTATCAAACGTATCAGCGCACTGCTCGGCCTGTTGGCGCTGGTCCCCCTCGCGTTGCAGGCCGCACCCAGGCTCAACGAGCTGCAGTACATCGGCAGCCACAACAGCTACCACGCCGGCTTCGCTCCCAGTGAAGCCGAACTCTGGAAGCGGACCGATCCGGCGACGTTCGCGACGCTGGATTACCGCCATCCGCCGCTGACGCAGCAATTCGACGATGGCGTCAGGCAGATCGAACTGGACATCTATGCCGATGCCAAGGGTGGCCGCTATGCGCACCCGGCGATCGTCGCGCAGATCGCCAAGGCCGGACTGCCGCCAGCGCCGGCCATCGCTCCGCCCGGGGTGATGGAGAAACCGGGATTCAAGGTCATGCATGTGCAGGACCTGGACCAGCGCAGTACCTGCCAGCCGCTGGTCGCCTGCCTGCAGGAAGTGCGCGCGTGGTCCAAACGGCATCCGGGCCATCTGCCGGTGTTCGTGCTGCTGGAAACCGAGGAGTCGTCGTTGCAGTTGGCGTTCCCGACCGTCCAGCCCGAACCCTTCGATGCCACCGCGATGGATGCGCTGGATGCGGAAATCCGCTCGGTCTTCCAGCCCGACGAGTATCTGAGTCCGGACCAGGTGCGCGGCACGGCGCCCACGCTCAACGCCGCGATTCTTGCCCACGGCTGGCCGTCCCTGTCCGAAGCGCGCGGCAAGGTCGTGTTCCTGCTCGACCAGCATTCGGTGGGCCGGCATTACCTGCCGGGACATCCTTCGCTGCGCGGCCGCGTGTGCTTCACCAATGCCATCCCCGGCGAAGCCGATGCGGCCTTCACCGAGCGCAACGACGGCAGCGCGGAAGAGATCGCGCGCCTGGTGAAAGCCGGATATCTGGTGCGTACGCGCACCGATGCGGACCTGAAGGAGCCGGCGCGCGGCGACACCACACGCCGCGACGGCATGCTGGCCAGCGGCGCGCAACTGCTCAGTACCGACTATCCGGACCACGAACCGGCCGCCTCCGGCTATGTGTTGCGCTTCGCCGGCGACGCGGCGGCGCGCTGCAATCCGCAATTCCCGGCGGCGCACTGCGCAGGCAGCGACCTGACGCACTGA
- a CDS encoding TonB-dependent receptor, whose amino-acid sequence MQRTYTISRLACSIVLALSAPAFADTPDQNPKTLASVNVEADQTPAPGSINEQRLSDSVNSVMDKEQIDAIPSAGIADVLAHMPGLSAYSDMHLGQAATGENAYVSIRGMDASYNAYTLNGFGMPETDSSTRAISLNMLAPFGIQSVQVSKAPTPDMPGDAIGGAIDMRTPSAFDFDRDFYAKTTAQGKLSALASDLGTKDKGGTLQQELAWKFGEHQAFGLYLSGYYGKSNNLAQATSPNTPYTPVDPAQADATDLRDVGPLVDTQYKYSLYTNQIERYGGNLALDWQGEHSTLYARAIYGAYKVTGQQDQAGAASASSGGAPIAVRGEYFNTRDIQEKLATLQLGGKTTLDRLRFDYGTSFGRGTRNRPDYVEASMYALTSGNYAFDLSDPTYPNLAPSSNALKRFFYNLDTPVFWKVQGHDAGSHDNRANAHVDIAYRVDDSVLESVKVGLSADHSERGAYDHAFFHNDNNFVYGGPYFGGPDYPFYAAGGPTLSALPGKIVNGGFDGRFAGPLKIVDRNWVLAQAVPYKYVDDPNGAGVYTANDYNANTTSSTEAIYSGYAMATLHLGEVTVLPGVRYELTRYSADSWQSNGDDASGRFVGTGRTYGEVLPGISLNYRPDDLTVYRASLRRSFSRPAFGLISGETVYSIDDTSGKLLGISKPNPDLNPSKADNADLSAEFYDAHGGVLSASAYYKRITGFVYTSQSSTSNDNTLGGLVPTGTTLENGVPVTMPQNGGTAKLYGVEMALSKRLQDLPGVWGNFGATANLTLQHSEADSKREDHPEKTWLPRAPERIYNLGLFYDDTKLRADLSYNYTGLQLLGLTSDRLNYYLQPVKSLDLNATYHLPHGIDVGVSVKNLLDEATFYETQGKSRRYLAYDPGADGAYVETGRVYMLTLGYTY is encoded by the coding sequence ATGCAGCGCACCTACACGATCAGCCGCTTGGCCTGCTCCATCGTACTGGCGCTGTCCGCGCCGGCATTTGCGGACACCCCGGACCAGAATCCCAAGACCCTGGCATCGGTCAATGTGGAAGCGGACCAGACCCCGGCGCCGGGGTCGATCAACGAACAGCGCCTGTCCGACAGCGTCAACAGCGTGATGGACAAGGAGCAGATCGACGCGATCCCGTCGGCCGGCATCGCCGACGTGCTCGCGCACATGCCGGGTCTGTCGGCCTACAGCGACATGCACCTGGGCCAGGCCGCCACCGGCGAGAACGCCTACGTCAGCATCCGCGGCATGGACGCCAGCTACAACGCCTACACCCTCAACGGCTTCGGCATGCCCGAAACCGATTCGTCGACCCGCGCGATCTCGTTGAACATGCTGGCGCCGTTCGGCATCCAGTCGGTGCAGGTGTCCAAGGCGCCGACTCCCGACATGCCCGGCGATGCGATCGGTGGCGCCATCGACATGCGCACGCCCAGCGCGTTCGACTTCGACCGCGATTTCTATGCCAAGACCACCGCGCAGGGCAAGCTGAGCGCACTGGCCTCGGACCTGGGCACGAAGGACAAGGGCGGCACGCTGCAGCAGGAACTGGCCTGGAAATTCGGCGAGCACCAGGCGTTCGGCCTCTACCTCTCCGGTTACTATGGCAAGTCGAACAACCTGGCCCAGGCCACCTCGCCCAACACCCCCTACACCCCGGTCGATCCGGCGCAGGCCGATGCCACCGACCTGCGCGATGTCGGCCCGCTGGTCGACACGCAATACAAGTACAGCCTCTATACCAACCAGATCGAACGCTACGGCGGCAACCTGGCGCTCGACTGGCAGGGCGAGCACAGCACGCTGTACGCCCGCGCGATCTATGGCGCCTACAAGGTCACCGGACAACAGGATCAGGCCGGCGCCGCATCGGCGAGCAGCGGCGGCGCGCCGATCGCGGTGCGCGGCGAATACTTCAACACGCGCGACATCCAGGAAAAGCTGGCCACGCTGCAACTGGGCGGCAAGACCACGCTCGATCGCCTGCGCTTCGACTACGGCACCTCGTTCGGCCGCGGCACCCGCAACCGCCCGGACTACGTCGAAGCGAGCATGTACGCCCTGACCAGCGGCAACTACGCGTTCGACCTCAGCGACCCGACCTATCCGAACCTGGCGCCCAGCTCCAACGCGCTGAAGCGCTTCTTCTACAACCTGGACACGCCGGTGTTCTGGAAAGTGCAGGGCCACGACGCCGGCAGCCACGACAACCGCGCCAACGCGCATGTCGACATCGCCTACCGGGTGGACGACAGCGTACTGGAGAGCGTCAAGGTCGGGCTGTCGGCCGACCATTCCGAGCGCGGCGCCTACGATCACGCCTTCTTCCACAACGACAACAACTTCGTCTACGGCGGTCCCTACTTCGGCGGCCCCGACTATCCGTTCTATGCGGCAGGCGGCCCCACCCTGTCCGCGTTGCCCGGCAAGATCGTCAACGGCGGCTTCGACGGCAGGTTCGCCGGTCCGCTCAAGATCGTGGACCGCAACTGGGTGCTGGCGCAGGCGGTGCCCTACAAGTACGTCGACGATCCCAACGGCGCGGGCGTCTACACCGCCAACGACTACAACGCCAACACCACCTCCAGCACCGAGGCGATCTATTCCGGCTATGCGATGGCCACGCTGCACCTTGGCGAGGTGACCGTGCTGCCCGGGGTGCGCTACGAACTGACCCGCTACTCGGCCGATTCCTGGCAATCCAACGGCGACGATGCCAGCGGCCGCTTCGTCGGCACCGGCCGTACCTATGGCGAAGTGCTGCCGGGGATCAGCCTCAACTATCGCCCCGACGATCTCACCGTCTATCGCGCCTCGCTGCGGCGCAGCTTCAGCCGTCCGGCGTTCGGCCTGATTTCCGGCGAGACGGTGTACTCGATCGACGACACCAGCGGCAAGCTGCTGGGCATCTCCAAACCCAATCCGGATCTGAACCCGAGCAAGGCCGACAACGCCGACCTGTCCGCGGAGTTCTACGACGCGCACGGCGGCGTGCTCAGCGCCTCGGCCTACTACAAGCGCATCACCGGTTTCGTCTACACCTCGCAATCGTCCACCAGCAACGACAACACGCTCGGCGGCCTGGTCCCTACCGGCACCACGCTGGAAAACGGCGTGCCGGTGACCATGCCGCAGAACGGCGGCACCGCCAAGCTCTATGGCGTGGAAATGGCGTTGAGCAAGCGCCTGCAGGATCTGCCCGGCGTCTGGGGCAATTTCGGCGCCACCGCCAACCTGACGCTGCAGCACAGCGAAGCGGACAGCAAGCGCGAGGATCATCCTGAGAAAACCTGGTTGCCGCGCGCGCCGGAGCGGATCTACAACCTCGGCCTGTTCTACGACGATACGAAACTGCGCGCCGACCTGAGCTACAACTACACCGGCCTGCAACTGCTGGGCCTGACCAGCGACCGGCTCAACTACTACCTGCAACCGGTGAAGTCGCTGGACTTGAACGCCACCTACCACCTGCCGCACGGCATCGACGTGGGCGTGTCGGTCAAGAACCTGCTCGACGAAGCCACGTTCTACGAAACCCAGGGCAAGTCCAGGCGCTACCTGGCCTACGATCCCGGCGCCGACGGCGCCTACGTCGAGACCGGGCGGGTGTACATGCTGACGCTGGGTTACACCTACTGA